The genomic DNA AGTCCTGAGCGTCGTCGCTGTCGGGCCAGCTCACCGTCAGACCCGCAACATCGTTCTCTTTCAGATAGCGCACGACGAAGGAGCACTCCGGAACGACGGTCTCACCGCGCTGGGCGACATCTGCGAGCGCATCGGAAACGAGCGTGGTGCCGAGTCCCCGTCCCTTGAAAGCCGGATCGATCATCGTGTGTGGAAAAACGAGATTCCCATCGGCGTCTGGTTCGAACTCAGTGAAACCGGCGAGATTGCCGTCGACGTGGATCTCATAACGTTGCTCGTCGTCGTTTCGGGTCACGGTGGTTGTGGCGTCCCTCATGAGGTTCCTCTCGTTGATCTCGGTCTTGATCTTGCTTATTCCAACGTATGTGGCTCCCCTGGTGTTCCGCCATGCATCGATTGCACGACGTCGGGTGGGGAAGAGGTGACAGCAAATGGGGGAGACTCGAAGGGTGAGCCTTCTCGAGTACGTCGCCGACATTGCCGACGCTGACGGACTCTATGACGGCTTCGTGTCGTGGGCCACCGATCGTGGGCTCACGCTCTACCCCGCGCAGGACGAAGCGATTATCGAACTGGTGTCGGGAGCGAACGTCATTTTGTCGACTCCGACCGGCACCGGTAAGTCACTTGTTGCTGTTGCCGCTCACGCCGCGTGCCTCGCACAGGCCGGGCGCACGTACTACACCGCGCCGATTAAGGCCCTCGTCAGCGAGAAATTCTTTTCACTCGTGGAGATCTTCGGCGCCGAAAACGTCGGCATGGTGACGGGGGATTCATCCGTTAATCCGGATGCCCCGATCATCTGCTGCACGGCAGAGATCCTCGCCAATCTCGCGCTTCGCCAGGGCGAGAACGCGCGCGTCGACCAGGTCGTGATGGACGAGTTCCACTATTACGGCGATCCCGACCGCGGGTGGGCCTGGCAGGTTCCGCTGCTCCTGTTGCCGCAAGCGCAGTTTCTCTTGATGTCGGCCACCCTCGGCGACGTCTCCAAAATCACGTCGGACCTCTCTCGGCGCACCGGCCGGCCGACAGCTGAAGTCACCGGTGTGGAACGCCCCGTCCCCCTCCACTTCACGTACGCCAGAACACCAGTGCACGAGCGTGTTGAGGCGCTGCTCGAAGAGCGCGAAGCTCCGATCTACATCGTGCACTTTTCGCAGGCGCAGGCCATGGAGCGCGCTCAGGCTCTCAGCAGCATCCGGGTCACTACGCGCGAGCAGCGTGACGAGATCGCCGAAGCGATCGGTGGATTCCGCTTTCTGACCGGTTTCGGCAAGACCCTTTCGCGGCTCGTTCGAGCGGGCATCGGCGTGCACCACGCGGGCATGCTGCCGCGGTATCGGCGGCTCGTTGAGACGCTCGCACAAAAGGGGCTGTTGCGCGTGATCTGCGGCACCGACACTCTCGGCGTCGGCATCAATGTGCCCATTCGTACGGTCTTGATCACGGCGTTATCGAAGTTCGACGGCCAGAAGATGCGCCAACTCAGTGCGCGCGAATTTCACCAGATCGCGGGGCGCGCTGGCCGAGCCGGCTACGACCCGCACGGAAACGTTGTCGTGATGGCGCCGGATCATGAGATCGAAAACGAGCAGGCGCTCAAAAAAGCAGGTACGGATGCCGCGAAGCGCAAGAAGATCGTGCGAAAGAAAGCACCGTCGGGATTCGTGTCGTGGGGCGAAGGCTCGTTCGACAGGCTCGTTGTTGCCGTCCCGGAGCCCCTCGAACCGCACATGCAGCTGACGGCGGCGATGCTCATCAACGTGATCGCTCGCGGCGGAGACGTGTTCACCCACGTGCGGTCGCTTGTCTTCGACAACCACGAGACGCCGGCGCGACAATATGAGCTGGCGCGACGAGCTCTCGCGATCTTTCGCACTCTGCGCGTGGCAGGCATCGTCGAGGTCGACCGTGACGGAGCGGCGGGCGACAGCATCCGTCTGACTGTCGATTTGCAGGCAAACTTCGCCCTCAACCAGCCGCTGTCGCCGTTCGCGCTCGCCGCGATCGAACTGCTCGACCCGAGCGAGGATGCCGGGTCTGTCGGCTCCGGTCACTATGCCCTTGATGTCGTGAGCGTCATCGAGGCGACACTCGACGACCCCCGTCCCGTCTTGTCACAGCAGGAATTCAAAGCGCGCGGCGAAGCAGTTGCTGCCATGAAACGCGACGGCATGGAGTACGACGATCGCATGGCGGCGCTTGAGGAAATCACCTATCCCAAGCCTCTCGCAGACCTCTTGGCGCAGTCTTTCGAAGTCTTTGCCTCGAGCCAACCGTGGGTGCTCGACTTCGAGCTGCGCCCGAAGTCGGTCGTTCGCGACATGTTCGAGCAGGCGTTCTCGTTCACAGAATTCGTGTCTTGGTACCAGCTGGGTCGCAGCGAAGGGCTGGTGCTGCGCTACCTCAGTGATGCGTACCGGGCGATCCGTCAGACGGTGCCGCTGGAAGCGCACACCGAAGAATTGCTCGATCTCATCGAGTGGCTCGGCGAACTTGTACGCCAGGTCGATTCAAGCTTGGTCGACGAGTGGGAAGCACTGATCGACCCCACTGCTGCAGCGCCCGATCAGCCGGTTGTTCCGCCCGCGCCGCCCTCGGTCGTTAAGAATCGCCGTGCGTTCACCGTGCTCGTGCGAAACGAGTTGTTCCGCCGAGTGCAGCTCGCAGCTCTCCAGCGTGATGATGATCTCGCAGCCCTTGACCCCGACGTGGCGTGGTCGGAAGCGTTGGATGCGTACTTCGAGGACCACGATGCGATCCTCACGGGCGGTCCTGCGCGATCCCCAGCTTTGTGCGTCATCGACGAATCGGATGCCGCCACAGGCATCTGGCACGTCGAGCAAACGATCGACGACCCCGAAGGCGACCACGACTGGCGTATTCGGGCGGATGTCGACCTCGAGGCCTCCGCTGAGGAGGGTTCCGCTGTCGTCACGGTGCTCTCTGTTGCTCGGCTCTGAGCTCGCACGGGTACACAATGGGAGCCATGCGGCGCTGGGGAACGGTCTTAGGGGTCATCGCCGCCCTCGCTCTGGTTGGTTGCGCACCGAGCGTCGAGCGCTCGGCGGAACCTTCGCCCAGTACCCCCAGCACCTCGACAACAACAGCGACGCCCACTCCCCACGCTGTTGATCCGATTGCTGATCTCACCCTCGAGCAGCGGGTCGCGCAACTCTTCATGGTCGGAACTGCCGTTGATTCGATCGACGCCGTAACAGCATCAGCAGTGTCGGAACAGCAGGTAGGTGGCGTTTTTCTGCACGGACGTTCCGATGCCGGCGTCGACGCCACCGCAGCACTCGTAAGTGAACTGACAAGCCTTGTGGCCGACGGAAATACGCCACTGTGGGTCGCGACCGATCAAGAGGGTGGTGATGTTCAGGTGCTGTCAGGCCCTGGCTTCGACAAGATGCCTACGGCCCTCACTCAAGCGCGAACTTTCGACGCAGCATCACTCCGCGGCGAAGCCGAACGTTGGGGATCGCAACTTGCCACGGCGGGCGTCACGATGAACCTCGCTCCCGTCGCTGACATCGTGACGAGCGCGGAGGCTGGCCCCCTCAACCGCCCAATCGGTGCGCTTAACCGTGAGTACGGCTTCGATGAGCAAACTGTCGGAGCCTATGCCGGTGCGTTCGCCGAAGGGATGCGGCAATCCGGCGTGATGCCCACCTTCAAGCACTTTCCAGGCCTTGGCCGCACCACGGCCAATACCGACTACGACGCAGACGTGCTCGACACCGAGGTGACAGCAACATCGCCAGATGTCGAGGTCTACCGGGCTCTGTTAGCTGAGGGTCCGGCTGTCGTGATGATGTCGACCGCTGTGTACCAAAACCTTGATCCGACGTCGCCTGCGGCATTCTCACCTGCTGTTGTCACCGATCTCCTGCGCGATGAGCTCGGGTTCAATGGCGTCATCATGACCGATGACCTCTCGGCGACAGCTCAGGTGAAGCGCTGGACTCCCGCCGAGAGAGCAACGCTCACGATCGACGCCGGAGTCGACGTCATTCTGATTTCGGCGGATCCCACGGTCTTCCCCGAGATGTATTCCGCCGTTCTGGCGAAAGCGCAGGCTGACAGTGCATTCGCCGAAAAAGTGGATGCTGCGGCCCGCCGCATCATTCTGGCGAAGGCCTCGCTTAGCGCATCGAGCTGATCGGCGCACGAGGTGAGACAGCCCACTGGTTCGTGATCTCCGCGAGGCTGTCGATATCGAGCGGTTTTTCGAGAAAGTCATCTGCGCCCGCCTGAAGGCACTCCGCACGATGCGCCTGCGCTGCTGTCAGCATGATGATCGGCACTTCGGCCCATGCGGGATCAGCACGCCATGCTCGGCACGCATCGATGCCGGATTCGCCCGGCATCATGACATCGAGCAGTACTAGGCCCGGCGGTTCCCACGCGGCGATCTCTCGTGCGTGTCCGGCGCTGAGCGCGAGGAGTACGTCGAATCCAAGTGGTGTGAGGACTGCGTCCAAAAGCATGAGGCTCGCCGCGTCATCGTCTACAGCGAGAACAGTGGTGTACCGCGGGTCGGTCATGGTTTCCCCTTTTTGGTGCCGCTGTCGGTGGATTCCGATGCTGGGCGTATTGACAATGTACTATAAAGCCTTATAAAGTTAAAACATCAGTTCGGCATCACAAACGCAAGGGGAATCATGGACGTCACGGTCTCGTACGAAGAAGGCTTGATCATCGCAGGCATTGCTGGCCGCTTCGACGTGCACAGCGTTGAAGCGTTTCGGGGAGCGGTTCTCGAGAGGATCGATGCTGCTCGTCCGAATGTCGTTGTCGATCTTTCGCAGGTCGACTTTATGGACGCGAGCGCTCTTGCTTCCCTCGTGAATACCCTCAAGGTCACGATGGCCCACCACGGCTCAATCGTCTTGGCAAACGTCTCAGAATCGGCGCGGATCATTCTTGAACTCACTCGTCTCGATCAGGTATTCGACCAGATCGAAGCAACGGGCGAAGCGCAGCGCGAACTCCGCCTCGCAGCCTGACCCGAGCGTGAGTATTGCCGGTGCTGTTTTCGAGATCGCCTCGCTTGGGGCCTCCCGCACCGCGGAACCATCGGATACCGTAACGGCAACACTGGACGATTTAGGGGTGCGCGGGGGCCACCCTTACGGTGACGATCGCATTGGGGCTGTTGTCACGAAGGCTGAGGGGGTCGGGCATGACTAGTGCAGTCGTGGAGCTCGACGATACGCGCGCGAGAGAACTTGTCACGGCGCGCCGCATCTCTCGGATTGTGACAGCGGGCTATTTCGTTGCCGCCCTCATCGTCTTTAGAGACGTCCTGTTCGCGATTCCTGCTGTTCTGGGCGGTGACGCCGTCATCGTCGGCGATGAGCTCGTGCCATTTTTCAATCCATCCAGCCAACTTCTCGAGCAGGCCGCGGGCGAGTTCAATGAGCTCACCAACGGCTACGAATTTCGCGTGCGCTATTCGTTCCTCACGACGTGGCTCAGGCACTATCAGGTACTTCCGTTTGCCATTCTGATTGTCATTCCGACGCTATTTGCTGTGGCATACCGCACCGTCACGTGGTTTCTCACGGATGTCTTCCGTAGCCTGTCGCCGGTCGCTATCGCGATCGCTACTGTCTTTCCCACGACGTTGATCTACATGATCATGGCGTACGCGAAGATCACGCACTTCTACACCCTCATCGTCGGGCTCGTCCTCATGACGATCTCGGTGTTGCTCATGCTGCACGCGCTGCTGTTCTCGCGCAAAGGGTGGGTGCGGCGAGCAGTACTGTCATCTGTTGTCACGCTGCTCAACCCGGCTGTGCACTATCTCATCTTGTTCGCGGTGTTCTTCGCGACGGCGGGAATTACTCTTCTTCTCGGCGAGTTTGCCCGCTGGATTCGCACGGGTGGGCCTCGCCACATGCTCTCGTTGCCGCAACGTTTGGTCAGCTTCGTGCGTGAATCGCACAAGCGGGTAGCAATCAAGCGAGTGCTACACCGATGGGGCCAGACCACGACCGGGCGCGGCATCGTCGCCGCGTGCGTCTTCGTCTTCGTGACCCTCATCCCGTATTACCTGTTCGTGACATACGTTGCTCTTCGCGGGGTCGAGAACCTCTCGGAAACTGTGCCCGGCGACTACTACTTCGTGCGGGACGCTTCCGTCTCCTGGCTGCACATGCTCAGTTGGGATCTCGCCGGCATCATGGACAAAGTCTTCACCGGCGACTATCTGGCGAAGGTGCCGCGCTACTCGAACGCTGTGTATTCAGTTCTCTTCTTTGCGCCGCTCGTGTTTGCTCCGATGCGACGAGCGCTCATTCCCACGCGCGCACACCGCCAACTTTTCGGTGTCATTTACGTCACGACGGCTTTCGCGATGTGGGCAACGATCGGCTATGCCGAGCCGCAGTGGTTCCCCACGTTCCACCGATCACTTTCGGCAATCACCCGCACGCTCTACGCGACAGAGACACCCGTTGGTGAGCTCGCACTGCAGGTCTCCTCAACCATCGTGCAGGTGCTGCGGTTTCCCCATCGGTTCCAGCTAATTCTCTTCATGCTCGCCCCAGTCGTGATGTCTCTCGGCCTGGCATGGGCCATCGGGGGTTTGCATCGTCGGTGGCTCGGCCAGCGAGACGTCGCGATTTCTGCCGCTTTTAGCCCGGAGCGTGCGCGCGATTCCGCGATCTTGCGCGCAACGGCATCCGTTGTGGTGGCGAGCGTCTTTTTCGCTCCGTTCTGGGCCAACGCCAACTACCGCACGGTATTTGGGTCGGGAGACTTCGGCACGTTCTTGGCGCCGTATCCGGTAGGCGACCTGAAAGAAGTGAAGCGGGCAATTCAGGCGCTGCCGGAAGGAAAGACTGTTGTGTTGCCGCCCACCGAGACAGCCAAGCTCGTTACCGATGACAACGGCATCGATCACAAGTTCATCGACAAATTTTTTATCTACTACCTCGATCAACCGAGTTTCTATTACGGGCTGACGGGCGACAGTCGCAACAAGTACGAGTTCTTTCTTATCCTCCGGGGAATCTATTACCAACAGGATTGGTGGATTAATCCCGCGCGAGACATGGGAATCAAGTACATGCTCGTCAACAAGAAGCTTCGCGACAACCGAGGCGTGGGCGCCGAATATCTGCCGAGCGTCGAGGACTACACGGGCCCTGCCATGGAGCGGCAAGAAGAAATGGGGTTCGTTGAAAAGCGGTTCGAGAACGACACTTTCATCCTTTACGAGCTCACCGACGAGGCTGAGACCGACCGGCAGACCCTCCTGATCGACTCGAGCTGGCCCGCGTACTTGCGGCTCGTGTGGAATCGTCTCGAGCTGTCGCGCTGCTACGACTTCGAGTATTTGCCGTACTACGAGCAAAAGGGAGACATAGCGGATGACGTCATCGTCTATTCCGACTCCCCCGAAGAAGCTGTTGCGGTTGATGCGTGGGCGGCGAAGCATCCGGATGCCGTTTTTACCCCCAGCCCGAAGATTTTCGCGTTCAACTCCGACATTGTGGCGTCCAGCTACTACCTATCGCCGATGTTTCGGGAGTTCCTCTTCTTCTCTAATACCAAGTGGAACCGCACGGAAGTTATCACCCCGGGTGTTTTCGGAACGCTGAACGGGTCGTTCATCGCAGTTCCTCGGGCGACGCAGTTCACAGTGCCGGTATCTGTTCCCGAAGATGGGCGCTACCGCGTTCTTATGCGGGGCGCCGTCACCCACAATGCGCTGACGATCGAGGCGCCCTCGCTCAATTATTTGCACTCCGCTGAGCTGAAGGCGTCCCCTGATGCCATGCAGTATTTCTCAGAAGACACGGTTTACACCGAAGACCGGGTGCCGATCGATGCGTCCGCGATGTCAGTGTCGGATCTGGAGCAGGTCATCGACGACGGCGCGGTACCCGTCAATATCCGCTACGAATATCAGGATCTCGGCGTCATCGATGCGAAAAAGGGAAGCCACGACGTCAAGTTCGATAAGCATGATGGCAATCCGATGCTTGTCGAGGGCCTCGTGCTGGTACCGGAGGAGACATATCAGGACCTTTCGTTGGACCCGGGCATGCAAATCGTCGACTCGGGTGCGCAACTTGAGTGCAACGAGACCTATGAAGTCTTCGGTTCTG from Microbacterium endophyticum includes the following:
- a CDS encoding GNAT family N-acetyltransferase; this translates as MRDATTTVTRNDDEQRYEIHVDGNLAGFTEFEPDADGNLVFPHTMIDPAFKGRGLGTTLVSDALADVAQRGETVVPECSFVVRYLKENDVAGLTVSWPDSDDAQDSPAASEQSA
- a CDS encoding DEAD/DEAH box helicase; the encoded protein is MSLLEYVADIADADGLYDGFVSWATDRGLTLYPAQDEAIIELVSGANVILSTPTGTGKSLVAVAAHAACLAQAGRTYYTAPIKALVSEKFFSLVEIFGAENVGMVTGDSSVNPDAPIICCTAEILANLALRQGENARVDQVVMDEFHYYGDPDRGWAWQVPLLLLPQAQFLLMSATLGDVSKITSDLSRRTGRPTAEVTGVERPVPLHFTYARTPVHERVEALLEEREAPIYIVHFSQAQAMERAQALSSIRVTTREQRDEIAEAIGGFRFLTGFGKTLSRLVRAGIGVHHAGMLPRYRRLVETLAQKGLLRVICGTDTLGVGINVPIRTVLITALSKFDGQKMRQLSAREFHQIAGRAGRAGYDPHGNVVVMAPDHEIENEQALKKAGTDAAKRKKIVRKKAPSGFVSWGEGSFDRLVVAVPEPLEPHMQLTAAMLINVIARGGDVFTHVRSLVFDNHETPARQYELARRALAIFRTLRVAGIVEVDRDGAAGDSIRLTVDLQANFALNQPLSPFALAAIELLDPSEDAGSVGSGHYALDVVSVIEATLDDPRPVLSQQEFKARGEAVAAMKRDGMEYDDRMAALEEITYPKPLADLLAQSFEVFASSQPWVLDFELRPKSVVRDMFEQAFSFTEFVSWYQLGRSEGLVLRYLSDAYRAIRQTVPLEAHTEELLDLIEWLGELVRQVDSSLVDEWEALIDPTAAAPDQPVVPPAPPSVVKNRRAFTVLVRNELFRRVQLAALQRDDDLAALDPDVAWSEALDAYFEDHDAILTGGPARSPALCVIDESDAATGIWHVEQTIDDPEGDHDWRIRADVDLEASAEEGSAVVTVLSVARL
- a CDS encoding glycoside hydrolase family 3 N-terminal domain-containing protein — encoded protein: MRRWGTVLGVIAALALVGCAPSVERSAEPSPSTPSTSTTTATPTPHAVDPIADLTLEQRVAQLFMVGTAVDSIDAVTASAVSEQQVGGVFLHGRSDAGVDATAALVSELTSLVADGNTPLWVATDQEGGDVQVLSGPGFDKMPTALTQARTFDAASLRGEAERWGSQLATAGVTMNLAPVADIVTSAEAGPLNRPIGALNREYGFDEQTVGAYAGAFAEGMRQSGVMPTFKHFPGLGRTTANTDYDADVLDTEVTATSPDVEVYRALLAEGPAVVMMSTAVYQNLDPTSPAAFSPAVVTDLLRDELGFNGVIMTDDLSATAQVKRWTPAERATLTIDAGVDVILISADPTVFPEMYSAVLAKAQADSAFAEKVDAAARRIILAKASLSASS
- a CDS encoding response regulator: MTDPRYTTVLAVDDDAASLMLLDAVLTPLGFDVLLALSAGHAREIAAWEPPGLVLLDVMMPGESGIDACRAWRADPAWAEVPIIMLTAAQAHRAECLQAGADDFLEKPLDIDSLAEITNQWAVSPRAPISSMR
- a CDS encoding STAS domain-containing protein; the protein is MDVTVSYEEGLIIAGIAGRFDVHSVEAFRGAVLERIDAARPNVVVDLSQVDFMDASALASLVNTLKVTMAHHGSIVLANVSESARIILELTRLDQVFDQIEATGEAQRELRLAA